The genome window GTGCGGGGCAAAATCGACGATCTCGTCCGATTGGAACGGCACCTAGCCGCCACCGTCGAGCAGTGTTCGGGCGGGCATGTGCCCGACTGCGCAGTCATAGACATGCTGGAAACCGCCCGGCCCTAGACCCACCCCTAGACCATGTATCCGATGTCAGACGCGCCGGTTGGATAGGCGAACATCGTAGTCTTCAGATCGTCCGCAGTGAGCCCATGGCGGATCGCCAGTCCGAAAATATTGATGGTCTGATCTGCGCCGGGTCCGACAAGGTGGGCGCCCAGTATCTTCCCCGTCTGCTCATCAACCAGTGTCTTGTAGCCGTAGACCGGTTCAGCGATCCGCCTGGCGGTGAACCATTGAGAGGTCCGCTCGCACTTTGTTCGAAATTTCAGCCCCGCCTCTTTCGCGTCGGCCTCGGTGAGGCCAACCCGGGCGATAGGCGGAAGCGTGAAGGCCACGCTCGGTACACCTTTGTAGTCGGGCTTGCGGTGATTGCCTTCGACGAGATTGGTCGCGACAACTTTTGCATCATGGCTGGAAACGGGCGTGAGTGGCGGCCCGTTCGAGGCAGCATCTCCGGCAGCGTAGACGGCCGGATTGCTCACGCTCTGCAGAAATTCGTTCAGCTTCAGCTTTCCGTTTTCGACTGCGACACCGCCCTTTTCGAGATCGAGCCGCTCAATCGCCGGGGCCCGTCCTGCCGCATGAACGACAAGATCGGCCGCAACCTCGATCGGCCCCTCCTTGCCACTCGCATGGACCGTATACTCTCCGTCCCGTTCTCGAATGGCATCGACGGTCGTATCGGTAATCACGCGGACACCGATCCGATTGATCGCATCCATGAGCCAGCTCACCAGTTCTGGTTCGAACTGCGTCAACATGCGCGGTCCCCGCTGGAGGATCGTTACCTCGGCTCCCGCGCGGGCGGCGATATGCGCAAACTCGGCGGCGATATATCCGCCGCCGACCATCACGATCCGCTTCGGCAGCGAGGGCAATTCGAGAAAGCCCTCATTGTCGATCAGGTGCTTTTCGCCCGGGATGACTAGAGGTATAGGTCTGGCTCCTGACGCAATCAGGATTTTGCGGTATTCGATTTCCTGGTCGCCTACGGAGAGCCGATCAGGCCCCGTGAATTTTGCCGTTCCATGCAAGGTCACGATGCCGGCCTCTTCATACCGACGCTCATGCTTTTCAGGCACGGGGTCGGTGAAGCTGCGCTTGAAGCGGATAAGGTCGGACCAATCGATGCGTAAAGTCCCCTCTACCCCGTGACCTGTCATTCGTTGTTTTGCTTCGATCGCTTCTGCGCCGGCCACCAGCATCTTTTTGGGATCGCAGCCGCGTAGCGCGCAGGTGCCGCCAAACGGTTTCTCGTCGACGACCGCGACTTTCCAGCCAGCTTTCGCAACGCGCATAGCGCAAACCATGGCTGCAGTCCCCGTGCCGATCACTACCAAATCGTATTCCATGTTCACTCTCCTGCCCGCTCAACGAAGCTGGAGCGGCTACAGGTTCCAATGCCACCATCGAAAGATCGGTGAAAGGCAAAAGTCATTCCTTGAAAATATCTTAGCCTGCTCTAAATTAGTAATAGCTAATGGAGAAGATTATGGGCCAGGACGGGCCTTCAGAAACGGATTTCATGCGCCAGGCTGGCGAGGCCAGCCGCCTGCTGAAAGCGATGGCCAACGAATCGCGCCTGCTGGTCCTCTGCTTCCTGGCCGAGGAAGGCGAGTTGTCCGTCGGGGATCTGGCGCAGCGCGTCGGGCTGAGCCAGTCCGCCCTGTCGCAGCACCTCGCAAAATTGCGCGAAGGCGATCTCGTCGCGACCCGCAAGGAGGCCCAGTCGGTGTTCTACCGTGTGTGCGACCCCAATGCGCAGCGTGTTCTGGAATTGCTGCATGACATGTTTTGCCCTGAGCTCGGCCAATCCCCCAGCCGAGCGACGACATCGGAGAGACAGTATGAGTGACGACACGAATATCGAAAAGGCCATCGAACAGGTGAACGGCGTTCTTGCCGGCAATCCGCGAGCGCCTCACGTCAAAGCGTTCTTCCATGAGCCGACCTTTACCGCGACCTATGTCGTCAGCGACGATCAGACCAAGCGCGCGGCCATTATCGACAGCGTCTGGGATTTCGATCAGCCTTCGGGCCGCACCAGCTTGGAAGCGGCGGACGAGATTATCGATTATGTGCGCGAGGCAGGCCTGACCGTCGACTGGATTCTGGAAACCCACGCACATGCCGATCACCTGTCGGCCGCGCCCTATCTGCAGGAGAAGCTGGGCGGCGAAATGGCCATCGGCCGCGACATCGTGACCGTTCAGGGCGTGTTCGGCAAGGTGTTCAACGAAGGCACCGAATTCGAGCGCGACGGCTCGCAGTTCGACCGCCTGCTGGAGGATGGCGACGAGTTGATGATCGGCGATATACCGCTGATCGCGCTCCACGTTCCCGGCCATACCCCGGCCGACATCGCCTATATCGTGGGCGATGCGGCCTTTATCGGCGATACGATGTTCATGCCCGATTATGGCTCTGCGCGGGCCGATTTTCCGGGCGGCAATGCGCGCAATCTCTATCGCTCGGTCCGGCGACTGATGCGCCTGCCGGACAAGACGCGGGTATTCCTGTGCCATGATTACAAGGCACCCAACCGCACCGAATTCGTCTGGGAAACCACCATGCTCGCACAGCGCACAGCCAATGTGCATCTTCACGAAGATGTTGATGAGGATGAGTTCGTCGATATGCGCACGCAGCGCGATGCGACGCTGGAGATGCCGCGCCTGATCCTGCCCGCCATCCAGGTGAACATGCGCGGTGGACATTTGCCTCCGCCGGAAGATGACGGCACGTCCTACCTCAAGATGCCGGTGAACAAGCTGTGATGCTGCCCGGATTTCCCGACGCCGCTCCACTGGCAGGATTGCTCGGAGGCGTGCTCATCGGCCTCGCGGCCGCGCTGATGCTGCTGGGCGCAGGGCGAATTGCCGGCGTGTCCGGCATCGCCGCCCGCGCCTTCGGCATCAGCGGTGACGGTACGCCCAGATCCGGCGCGTGGGCGTTTGTCCTGGGTCTGCCGATTGGCGCAATGCTGATTGCCTGGGGCCCTGGCGGGATCCAGGCCAGCTTTGCCGGTTACGTACCGCTGATTGTGGCGGGCCTGCTGGTCGGCATCGGCACGCGCATCGGCAGTGGCTGCACCAGCGGCCACGGCGTTTGCGGAGTCAGCCGGTTGTCACAGCGCTCGCTCGTCGCCACGGTGACCTTCATGGCGGCCGGGATCGCGACCGTCGCCATCATGAATGCCTTTGGGCTGGAGGTGCTGTCATGACGCGTTCGTGGCCGGTGACGCTCCTATCGGGGACGTTGTTCGGCGCCGGGCTGGCGCTGGGCGGCATGGTCGACCCGGCGCGTGTACGCGGTTTTCTCGACATTTTTGGGGACTGGGATCCCACTCTTGCTTTCGTGATGGGCGGCGCGGTGATCGTGATGGCGATTGCCTGGCGGATCCAGGCACGCATGGCGCAGCCTTTGATTGGCGCGACGTTCGCTCTTCCCGACCGGACCGACCTGACCCCCCGTCTGATCGGCGGCGCGGCGCTGTTCGGCACCGGTTGGGGAATTGCCAGCCTGTGTCCCGGACCTGGATTCGCTGCACTGGCGATCGAACCGGCAAAGGCGGCGGCTTTCGTGGTGGCGATGCTGGGCGGAATGCTGATCGTACGCTTGTTCGAGCCGCAGCGCTAAAGCGTCGTCGGAGCAATCGAAGCCATGGCCGAACCCACCTTGCTGGCACGCTACCTCCCCATTCTGCAATGGGGGCGCACCTATAATGGTTCTGTCCTGACGAACGATCTGGTGGCGGCGGTGATCGTCACGATTATGCTTATCCCGCAAAGCCTGGCTTACGCCTTGCTCGCCGGGCTGCCACCGGTCGTCGGGCTATATGCCTCGATCCTGCCGCTGGTGGCCTATGCGCTGTTTGGGACGAGCCGGACGCTGGCGGTGGGTCCGGTCGCGGTCCTGTCACTGATGACCGCATCGGCCGCGGGCGCTGTCGCTGCGCAGGACACGGCCGAATATCTCGAAGCCGCGATCACGCTGGCCGCTCTGTCGGGCATCATGCTGGCTGTGCTGGGCTTTCTTCGGCTGGGCTTTCTCGCCAACCTGCTCTCGCATCCGGTGATCAGCGGCTTCATCACGGCCAGCGGCATTCTGATCGCCACGAGCCAGATCAAGCATATTCTCGGGATTTCGGGCGGCGGCGACAATTGGCCGGAGATGCTGGGATCGCTTGCGTCCAATATAGGCCTGACCAATCCGTGGACGCTGGCCATCGGTATCCCGGCGACGCTGTTCCTGTTCTGGGTCAGGGGCGGACTGAAACCAGCCCTCTTGAGGATCGGCCTGAAACCGCGCGCCGCCGATATCGCTGCTAAGGCGGGGCCCGTGATCGCGGTGGCGCTGACCATTCTCGCGGCCGTTATGCTCGATCTTGCGGAAAAGGGCGTCGATCTGGTCGGGGCCATTCCGCAGGGCCTGCCGCCTTTCGCCACCCCGTCGACCGACATGGACCTGATCGCGCAGCTATGGGTGCCCGCGCTGCTGATCTCGGTGATCGGTTTCGTGGAGAGCGTCTCGGTCGCGCAGACCTTGGCCGCCAAGAGACGCCAGCGTATTGCGCCCGACCAGGAGCTGATCGGCTTGGGCGCATCGAATATCGCAAGCGCCTTTTCGGGCGGCTATCCGGTGACGGGCGGGTTCGCCCGCTCGGTGGTAAACTTCGATGCCGGCGCGGAAACGCCGGCTGCGGGCGCCTATACGGCCATCGGGATCGCCCTGGCATCGCTGTTCCTTACGCCGCTGCTGTTCAGCCTGCCTATCGCCACGCTGGCGGCCACGATTATCGTCGCGGTGCTCAGCCTGGTCGATCTGAAGACGCCCGGTCAGCTGTGGCGCTATTCCAAGGCGGATTTCGCAGCGCATCTGGCGACCATCGTCACCACTCTCTTGGCTGGCGTGGAACTGGGCGTGATTACCGGTGTCGTGGTTGGTCTGCTGCTGTATCTGTGGCGCGCATCGCGGCCGCACGCGGCTATCGTCGGGCGTGTTCCGGAAACCGAACATTTCCGTAATGTGGAGCGGCATGATGTCTTTACCGTTCCGCACGTCCTGTCGATCCGTATCGATGAAAGCCTGACCTATCTCAATGCGCGCTGGCTGGAGGAATATGTGCTCGAGCGCGTCGCGGACCAGCCAGAGGTGCGCCACGTCATCCTGATGTGCAGTGCGGTCAACGAAGTGGACGCCTCGGGCCTGGAAAGCCTCGAGGCGATCAATCACCGGCTCTCCGATAGCGGGATCGACCTCCACCTATCGGAAGTTAAAGGCCCGGTGATGGATCGGCTCAAGCGAACCGAATTTCTCGAGAAAATCGGCGGGCGTGTGTTCCTGTCGCAGAACCGCGCGTTTCGCGAATTGTCGCGGGATAATGCCGATCCGTCTCTGCCCGACGATATCGCTCGAGGTTTGATATGAACGAATATCCAAAAAGGAAATCGAGATTGGCATATCTCTCGGCGTCCATCGCTATAGGCATTCTCGACGCACTTGTTTTTCCTCATCGTCCGCACAGGCGGCACTTTTCCTGTGAACTCGCAATCCTTTACGGTTGCCAACCGTTTTGCTCGGAGGCCTGCTTTCGGCCTGACCGCATCCCCTCGTAAACCGACCAGAAGGAAACTCATCATGCTTCTCGAAAAAATCAAGACACCCGGCCTATCCCATCTGTCCTATCTCGTCGGGTCCGGCGGGCAGGCGGCAGTGATCGATCCGCGCCGCGATTGCGACATCTATATCGAGAAGGCCCGCGCCGAAGGCTTGGCGATCACGCATATTTTCGAGACGCATCGTAATGAGGACCTCGTTTCCGGCGCAGCGGTCCTGGCCGACATGACCGGGGCAAAGGTGCTGCACGGCCCGAACGCCGATGGCGAAGTCGTCTATGCGCAAACGACGTGCGAGGGCGACAGCTATCGCGTCGGCCAGCTCGAATTCCGCGTATTGGAGACGCCGGGCCATACATTCGATCATCTCGCCTACGCATTGTTCGACACCGAATATCCGGAGAAAGCCGTTGCCGTGTTTACCGGCGACGTCTTGTTCGTCGGCGACGTCGGACGCACCGACTTCTATCCCGACCGCAAACGCGAGGTCGCAGGCCTGCTCTATGATTCCCTGCGCAAGATCTGCGACCTGGGCGATCAGGCCATCATTTATCCGGCCCACGGCGCCGGTTCTGTTTGCGGGTCGGGCATGGCCGACCGCGAGTTCTCAAGCGTGGGCCACGAGCGGCACAACAATCCGCGGCTGCAGATCGAGGACCGCGAAGCCTTTATCGACTTCAAGGTGGGAGAGAACCATTATCAGCCTCCCTATTTCAGGTTGATGGAGCGGCTGAACCTGGAGGGCGGGAGTCCCGCTCCGCGGGTCATTGAGCCGAAACCGATGTCGCTACAGGAGCTAGGCGAATGCGGCGCGGACCACCTCGTCGATATCCGCGAGCCGCTCGCCTATGCGTCGGGCCATCTGCCCGGCAGTATCAATCTCCCGGTTGGGATGATCCCCGCCTTTGCGGGGTGGTTTATCGGCGAAGGGGAGAGTGTCGCCCTGATCGCCTCGTCGCAGGGCCAGCTGAATACTGCCATGGAACACCTGGTCCGCATTGCACTGGACAACGTTCTGGGTGGTTACGTAGGCGTGGTGCCCGCGGCGGCGGCGGGCAAGAAGATGCGATCGATTCCGATGGTGGATACCGAAACAGTCGAACGGCGGCTGACCGGCGAACACAACGAATGGACACTGCTCGATGTGCGTGATGCCGATGAACGGGCGGCAGCCGCGATCGACGGCTCGGAGCATATTTATGTCGGCGAACTGTCTAAGCGCTGGCAGGATCTGGACCCGGCCCGCAGCTACACCCTCATGTGCGCGAGCGGAATGCGGGCGACAGTGGCGGCAGGCTGGCTCGACGCCCACGGCTTTGACAATGTGGATGTGTACCTGGGTTCGATGGGCGCGTGGAAAGCAGCGCAGAATTGAATTGCTAAAACCTATCCCGATAGCCGACTGACCAATTGCGGAACGCGCTCCTCGCATCTGCGAAGGTAACGCCGCAAGGCGCGCATCCGTATGTCACGCGAGCATCGTAGACTCGCCCCGATCTCAGCGAGGCTTTCTACAGCGTCGAGCAATACGTCGGGTTCATGGATCTGGACCCGGTGCAGCCGGTCACTGATCCGATCGATCAGGACCGTCAGACACCGGTATGTCGGCAAAGACGGTCAAGCAAGCTGCGACGAAAACGTCCTGCTCGATATGGTGGTTTCTCTCGATGATGCGGAAAATCACGTGAAAGACACGCATGAAGCTGTCGCCTGGATGATATGCGCCTTGCGTTCGACCAGATTGGATGATGCAACTCGCTCGCGCGGAAGTAGAACTGCACCATGAGCAGTAGCATCTGGACATGATCTTCCGTTGCTGGCCCGTACGGTTGCTGTCAGGTCAGCAAAGGATCTTAAGAAACCCGTCCCGAAAGGTTGCCCCACCTGCCCCGCAATGCCCCCTCCGCTTCGCCGACATATCGGCGCGTCAAGGGTAAAGCCCTCCGATCGCG of Aurantiacibacter atlanticus contains these proteins:
- a CDS encoding dihydrolipoyl dehydrogenase family protein; translated protein: MNMEYDLVVIGTGTAAMVCAMRVAKAGWKVAVVDEKPFGGTCALRGCDPKKMLVAGAEAIEAKQRMTGHGVEGTLRIDWSDLIRFKRSFTDPVPEKHERRYEEAGIVTLHGTAKFTGPDRLSVGDQEIEYRKILIASGARPIPLVIPGEKHLIDNEGFLELPSLPKRIVMVGGGYIAAEFAHIAARAGAEVTILQRGPRMLTQFEPELVSWLMDAINRIGVRVITDTTVDAIRERDGEYTVHASGKEGPIEVAADLVVHAAGRAPAIERLDLEKGGVAVENGKLKLNEFLQSVSNPAVYAAGDAASNGPPLTPVSSHDAKVVATNLVEGNHRKPDYKGVPSVAFTLPPIARVGLTEADAKEAGLKFRTKCERTSQWFTARRIAEPVYGYKTLVDEQTGKILGAHLVGPGADQTINIFGLAIRHGLTADDLKTTMFAYPTGASDIGYMV
- a CDS encoding ArsR/SmtB family transcription factor gives rise to the protein MGQDGPSETDFMRQAGEASRLLKAMANESRLLVLCFLAEEGELSVGDLAQRVGLSQSALSQHLAKLREGDLVATRKEAQSVFYRVCDPNAQRVLELLHDMFCPELGQSPSRATTSERQYE
- a CDS encoding MBL fold metallo-hydrolase yields the protein MSDDTNIEKAIEQVNGVLAGNPRAPHVKAFFHEPTFTATYVVSDDQTKRAAIIDSVWDFDQPSGRTSLEAADEIIDYVREAGLTVDWILETHAHADHLSAAPYLQEKLGGEMAIGRDIVTVQGVFGKVFNEGTEFERDGSQFDRLLEDGDELMIGDIPLIALHVPGHTPADIAYIVGDAAFIGDTMFMPDYGSARADFPGGNARNLYRSVRRLMRLPDKTRVFLCHDYKAPNRTEFVWETTMLAQRTANVHLHEDVDEDEFVDMRTQRDATLEMPRLILPAIQVNMRGGHLPPPEDDGTSYLKMPVNKL
- a CDS encoding YeeE/YedE family protein; this encodes MLPGFPDAAPLAGLLGGVLIGLAAALMLLGAGRIAGVSGIAARAFGISGDGTPRSGAWAFVLGLPIGAMLIAWGPGGIQASFAGYVPLIVAGLLVGIGTRIGSGCTSGHGVCGVSRLSQRSLVATVTFMAAGIATVAIMNAFGLEVLS
- a CDS encoding DUF6691 family protein codes for the protein MTRSWPVTLLSGTLFGAGLALGGMVDPARVRGFLDIFGDWDPTLAFVMGGAVIVMAIAWRIQARMAQPLIGATFALPDRTDLTPRLIGGAALFGTGWGIASLCPGPGFAALAIEPAKAAAFVVAMLGGMLIVRLFEPQR
- a CDS encoding SulP family inorganic anion transporter, producing MAEPTLLARYLPILQWGRTYNGSVLTNDLVAAVIVTIMLIPQSLAYALLAGLPPVVGLYASILPLVAYALFGTSRTLAVGPVAVLSLMTASAAGAVAAQDTAEYLEAAITLAALSGIMLAVLGFLRLGFLANLLSHPVISGFITASGILIATSQIKHILGISGGGDNWPEMLGSLASNIGLTNPWTLAIGIPATLFLFWVRGGLKPALLRIGLKPRAADIAAKAGPVIAVALTILAAVMLDLAEKGVDLVGAIPQGLPPFATPSTDMDLIAQLWVPALLISVIGFVESVSVAQTLAAKRRQRIAPDQELIGLGASNIASAFSGGYPVTGGFARSVVNFDAGAETPAAGAYTAIGIALASLFLTPLLFSLPIATLAATIIVAVLSLVDLKTPGQLWRYSKADFAAHLATIVTTLLAGVELGVITGVVVGLLLYLWRASRPHAAIVGRVPETEHFRNVERHDVFTVPHVLSIRIDESLTYLNARWLEEYVLERVADQPEVRHVILMCSAVNEVDASGLESLEAINHRLSDSGIDLHLSEVKGPVMDRLKRTEFLEKIGGRVFLSQNRAFRELSRDNADPSLPDDIARGLI
- a CDS encoding MBL fold metallo-hydrolase produces the protein MLLEKIKTPGLSHLSYLVGSGGQAAVIDPRRDCDIYIEKARAEGLAITHIFETHRNEDLVSGAAVLADMTGAKVLHGPNADGEVVYAQTTCEGDSYRVGQLEFRVLETPGHTFDHLAYALFDTEYPEKAVAVFTGDVLFVGDVGRTDFYPDRKREVAGLLYDSLRKICDLGDQAIIYPAHGAGSVCGSGMADREFSSVGHERHNNPRLQIEDREAFIDFKVGENHYQPPYFRLMERLNLEGGSPAPRVIEPKPMSLQELGECGADHLVDIREPLAYASGHLPGSINLPVGMIPAFAGWFIGEGESVALIASSQGQLNTAMEHLVRIALDNVLGGYVGVVPAAAAGKKMRSIPMVDTETVERRLTGEHNEWTLLDVRDADERAAAAIDGSEHIYVGELSKRWQDLDPARSYTLMCASGMRATVAAGWLDAHGFDNVDVYLGSMGAWKAAQN